The Populus alba chromosome 13, ASM523922v2, whole genome shotgun sequence genome contains the following window.
AAGAAAGAGCACGGCAGTACAAAATGTCCAAGTTACCTGTATCATGAGCAAAGCAGCCACACATGATGATATAAGCTCTGAAGGAATTACTGTCTCTGTTTTGTCAGAATCATTTGATTGGGGCCTAGATGCATTACTGTTAACCTGAGGCTCTGACATGCTGGGAATCAACTGGTTTTGAAGACGTAAACCACCACTGGCCCCCTCTGGGGCCCTGATCATTTGTACCCTATATTCTGATCCCAAATGCCTTCTATCCATAGAATCTAAAGCCTCTCCAATTCTCACAAAGGTATCTTCGCCATCTTTCATGGATGAAATTGCCTGCAATAAATATTGCCTCACTAAGTAATTACTAGGTCAATGGATATATGCTTCTGGTTATACTATAATGAACACAACATCAAGCTAGACATATTACTAGAAACCAGCAGATATAGGACAATGAACCTCCAGAGAAGTATCTTAGAGGACTTGCGCATGAGTGagtttcaaaatatttcaaaaagaaaaaaaaaaaaaaaaaatcccacaagCCCAACTTAGGAATTGCTGAATTCCATCAAACGGGTGGTGTGACAGGCTCACTCTGCAGCACCAATCATCAATGTTGTAAATTATGCATTGCCAGAAAAATGGCAGTGCCATCAAtcatatattcatattaatgTATGAGAAGAACCACAAAAAGAgatcttttttttcaagattaaatgAATGGTCATGATCAAGGGATTGTAGAACCACTTTCATCATTAATTGCtgaattgaaaaatgatttaaattcagAATTGCTGTCGAACACATTTAAAATCTGTCTGCGGGTACACAAGAATGGGGAGAGCAAGACCATGAATACCTGGACAGCAACATCTACCATATTATGTGCCTTTAATCTCGAGCCTCTGACAATCTCAAGTACAGCAGATCCTGATTCTTGAGAAACAAAAGAACTAATATGAGGTCTTGGCATTCCAGAGAAACAGGAATTGGCTGGGGGTTTCAGCCAAGCAGGCAGGTTGTTTACGGGGTAAGTATTATGTTGCCTCAGATGGAGTAAAGCAGAAGATGCCTGTCAGACATACAAAGTGGTCAGAGGTTGAGGCAAGATCAAAACACACGAATCTGAAAGCAAACATGCAAATCAAATAAAGCATGTGCAAATTTAAGCACAGGCGCATGCCTGGCCACCTTTAGCTGTACCAGTACTGCAGCCAAGTTCTTCAAAGGTtcagaatattttaaatagttatctcgattttttgggttttccattatgtcattatttgtgtttttaagcTCCATCAACCATGCTTCCTATAATTAAGAAAGGGTAAAATATGGTCACAAACTTGATGCAAATCCTAGAGTGACTACATTTGTATACATGATAGTAAAAAGGTATGATTATGAATCAAGGCAAGGAGTAACGGTAAGAATGCTAAAACTGCAAAAACCAGGAGACCAAGATGGTGAGTAAAAGTTATGATTTATGTTGTGCTCTTCTACAGGAAATTCCTAACCAGTTGGATCAGTGGCATATAATTTCCAAAGCAAATCCCAAAGACAATTAATCTGGATAATCTGAAAAAGGAAGGAACATTTCACCAAAGCTGGAAGAGTTGTAGAATAAAATCATGGGCAAACCTCAAAAATACCACCCGATTATATATTAGACTCAATGTTACTATCAAACAATTTTTGGTATCAAATTCACCCTTAAACTTTTAGAAATTCTCAATTAAGGACTTAtggaacttaattttttttgttaagtattCCAATAGAAGTCCTTAACTGAGAAATCAAAAAAGTTTAGTGGTAAAATTGATAATACCCCAATAGTTCCATATTTGATGTTTGCCGCAAAATCATATACCAAAGAAAAGCAAACCCTTCCTATACTATGGAAGATAATGTCAAACATCTGTTCCATAATAGAGCATCACAAGTGTTGCAGGTTATTCTACTGAGTATACGAGGTTGTATATAGCTTCATCTTATACCTTTCTATCAAGAGCACGATTCAGTTCAGATAGAACTTGTATGTCAGATTCCTTTGGTTGGATATGAGATACCATAGAAGGTTGACTACAGACTCCTTGTACATTAACAATGTCAGTAGATACTCCCTTGTCAAGCGGGATGGCACAGTTTACCTTGACCTGAATAAATAGAGATAttgcttgaaaataaaaaatattgtaatacCTTTATTCTGAAGTACAATGGATAGCTATTCTTACCTGTGCCTGCTTTACCAAAGCATTCTTGGGACTTGGTGCAATCCTCGGATGTTCACTTGCAGTGAACACTCCCGCATTTGACTTCCCATTCAAATGCAGTTCCCTGGGCAGAACAGAGGTTCCCTGTCTCCTAAGAGCTTCTGGCATGTTATCCAGTGGATTTGAAGGCATGCAATCTATATcctacattaaaatatttattgtcattGTTCCCAAAGGCGAGATGACtgctaattttataaaaaaaaaaaaaatagatgaaggaTATGGCTATTCCTCGGATAAATATTGTAGTTTCTAGCTTTTGCAAATTTACTTTCTTCTCTAGATGGCTTATGAACAAAATGGACAAATCATCAGGGATTGAATCATGAGAAGAAATGTAGCAGAAACACAAAAGAGTAGGAAACAAACCAATTATGATTGAAGtgcaaattcaaataaattcatAAGAAGCAGTCTACTTATCTAAACAAGACTGTTTGAAGACTAATCATTAACAATTTGGACATGAAATTTGCTAAATTACTACTcccaggaaaagaaaagaaagcaatttAAGAGGCCAAACTACCTAACAATTACAAATAGCCTGTAGAGGCAGCGCAGCTCAAATATCAGGAGGATTAAAGACcaaaaagatttattaatcCCAGCCGGTAAGCACCCACTAGAAATTGTGGTAACCAGTGACTTACAGAAGAACCAGTACAACCCATGTTATGGGCTGCAACCACTCATCTTTGTAGTCCACAAAATTTCAATTGGTATTACAACAAGCTTCTACAGGAATTGATCATTGTTCACTTGATAAACTAGGATGTCATAAGGTTGCTGAACAATTCATATAGGGCAACCAAATGGATGACTGCTTGTTATTTTACAAACCAATGAACCATGAGCAGAACATTTGAAGCAAATTTCTGTATCAGCATAGAACAAGTAAATTCTACCAAAACTACATAGAATATCTGTGTCTCTCATGTCACTCTAACTTCCAAAAGATCTTTTCAAATGCAAACTACTTTGTGccacagagaaaaaaaaaaaaccaaacagaaaTAGCAAAATCAAAGTACTGTAAACACTAtgaaagtaagaaaaataagaagacatttaaattagaaaatgcAACTACCTTAACAAATTCAACTCCTAACTCAGCACGATCAAACTGAACCCTGCACTGGTCATGATCCACTGTGAGTACACCTCCATCATGAAGTTCTCTTGTTTTGGGATGAATAGCAATTACTTGCTGTCCAACTGATAAAGGTCTTGCTAAATCTGTTGGAAGTCCTTCCCTTAAACCCATTCGGAGCTCCATATAATGTTTTCTCACAGATTCTCTATACTGCTGgagtttttctctttcttcatgTAGAAAACGTTCAGAAAACCTTCGAGGTCTGCCAAGAGAACTGTATGAAGAAGAAAGTTTCTTTAGTGTGCACTCCATAAATGTAACTATAATATGCTCAACAGGATTGGAAAACAAAACATACCTTCTTATGACTCCCCATTCTACACGAGTCAGCCTTGGAATGTGCCCAAGCCCAACATGATTTAAATATTCCACAAACTCccttttagcaaaccaagggtAGTCAACTGCACTGTAAAACCATTCAAATGTACACCATCTGCGAACCATAGGAGATGATAGACTACAAGAAAGCTTGTCCTGTAATTCCAGAAAACAATAAGAACATTTGTAAATGAGCCCCTAAGAATCTGAAAACTAAGATTAAAAGAAATACGCATGGAGTATTTCACCTTTAGGTGGATTGCTCCATCTTGcctattaatttgatttttctgaaTGTTTACAGAAGATTTCCCCCTTTTCGGGATCATTGCTCTCTTTAAATCCATCTTGCGTCTGCTTCCTTTTCTGGTTGGTAAGATAACTTGGCTTGCAACAGGAACTTTTGCAGTTGCTAGATCATTTAATACATTTTTCTGATCATCACTGAAAGAAGAACCCTCTGGCAATTCTaatgaatttaattgttttgaaggAGAAGAAATTTGACCACTGTGTCTGCGTTTAACCACAAGTGTAATCTCCTCTTCATCCAGAACCTGTACCAGGTTCATATGGAATGGAGACAAACACCAATTATGACCAAAGAGTAAAAGAacgaaaaaagaataaaatgtgGTACCAGTACCAAACGAATTTCAAACATACTAATGCCTTGAAGGATTCACATGCATTAGCATTTACATAGAGGgataaaacaaaacttaaattcCATATTCAAAGCATACCATAAGTCTCGTCTCAGGCAAGCTACTAAGTGTATCAAAATTGCAGCAATCAATAACAATTGTGTATCCAATGGAAATCAACCAATTAATCAAATGGCATGCCATGAGGTATtaatgaatgaatgaaaaagaaaaatgaaaaaatgtgtGTACCTTTGATACCAAAGCCTCACGTTTTCTTTTCAGAGTAACATTGCTGATGGACTGAGGCTGTTTATTTGCTTCAGAGACAGGTTTAGTAGAAATTAGTGGGTATCTTCCAAGCTTAGATTTTCTTGAGGTTATACCGTCAACTCCACTTATTGCCTTTTCTTTCTGCCTGGAGAGTTTAGTTCTTTCTCTATGATGACTAGTTGATGCAGATTCAGGTACACTGCACTTGTTGTCCTCAGTTTGTGCAGTTCTTTCTTCATCCAACTGGGCAGCTGATTCTAAAACAAAcattcaaagagaaaaaaagacttACATTTTGAGCGCGTTTGAAAAGGAATAGCACCACAGCTACCAACAAACCAATACCCACATGCAGGAATAGACCCAAGCACAAAGTAAGTCAAAACAGATTTTATTCCTTTTACATGAATAAGGGAAAACAATCAGTTTGCCCATATCTGCTTATAGTCatttaggaaaaaaagaaaaatcaagagaacaGTTGATATTTACCAAATATGTAACAGAAAAATACCAACTACATGAAGTATACATCAGAGTTCGCTTTATAAcaaaatctgtttttttatcttctcttaCTCGACCTCCTCATCCCTGTTACTCATAACATCATGcttgtgtgtgagagagagaaaggggagGGGTGGGATTAAAGAAACAATTGAAATAGGAAGTGAAAGAAGAaaggtaaataataaataagctATTGACTACATTTTCCATGAAGGGAAAATGGTATTCTGATGGAATAAAAATAGTGCTGCATTGTTTCAGctgaaattgaagaattttcaACATTAGGATTTCAGCATAAAAGTCTTCTATGAATGATTTCAACACTaaagttttcttgaaattatcACCCCTAACAAATCAATATTGTTCTGTCATTCAGCACACAATTGTTTGACAAGCCATGcaatgttaataaattaattactcgTTACCCTTCAATATATTTATGTCATTTCACGCAAGCAGGTATAATACTAGACATGCATTTAATATTTACCAAATTCCATTGCAGAAACAAGAGCCAATGTTTGAAGACCGATGAAGTCATCATGTTCAtctgcaaataaaaaatgaaatataatgtAAAAAGTCAGCAATAGGATAAGTTAAGCAACATTGACAAGTCATAAACATTCTAATAACCAAACAGGATTACAGATAGGAGAAGCAAGTTAATTCACAAGTTAAAAATGGTAACATgtatttctctctattttttttttccaacagcAGGCTTCCCAATGATAATCACACTAATTCACCATCCCATACATAACCCCATGCATTGGTGAAAGTTGGTATCGATCCTAAGTCTCTGGTAGAACTCCTAGAGATTCACCAGCTAAGCTAGGTGGTATTATATGCTTGAATGGCTTGATCATTCAACCATGCCAAGTGACATGGTGTGAAAAGGAGGGGAGGGAAAAAAGTACATCCTAAGACAGCAGTTTACATCACACCCATCTGGTGATAGGAGATTAGTTTACATAACCAGGAACCCTCCCCAATATCTTGGGTACTCTGGgtccgcaaaaaaaaaaaagttatccaGGTTCTCAATGTTTAGAATATAAACAAGTTGGCAATCAGGTCTGGTCACACCTTTCAAAAGGTTGCTTCTTCAAAGAAGAATTCCAAATAATAGGAAATTAgaaacccaaacccaaacccgTTAGAAGTCTGTCTAGGAAACTCCTGCATGATAAACCTCCAATAGACTCCAAATACTCAAGACATGGTACAAGCATTTACTATAAATAGAACCATGTTACAGGAAACAACTTTCCTGAATTTCCCGCGacagtttttattatttgttattttttagaaagaaaCTCCATAGTCTCCACTATAAGCATCATCCTCTTTGTGTATTAATTTGTCATCTGAGAATTGAATTCAAGAGCCATATGCTCGCATCATCTTAGGGTAGACTTCCCGTATTGAACCCTATATTCTAATAAAACTCCTAACTAGATAACTTCACGTCCACAAAAGTcagcagagaaagaaaaaaaaatacaggagCCATTGCAAGATATACAATTCTCAAGAGATATGGAACAAAGTTTGCTCCAATATAAGGGCAAAATATTTCCAACTTCACAACTTAAGAAAAAAACGAAAGTGCAAAAgtcttttcagtaaataaatgGTGATCTAATGATGAAAACATGCACTTCACATAACTCTCCTCAACCATGAAAAGGAAAGATGATTTGAAGATCTATGTGTAACACTCAGGATCaagtatgaaagaaaaaaattaccacATGAGAAAAGTTTCTTGCTTCTCTTCCTTTGGCCCCGGCAGGAAGTCTCATCAATTTTTGCATTAGACATCTCAATTTCAACTTTTCCCTTCAAAGTTCTCACCTTTTGTTCTTCTTCAGTGCCACTACATGCTTCTCCACCACCATCAGACTGACTATTTCTGATCTTCTCAACTCTTACCTTCTTTCCATAAAACTTCTTGCCTTTTCGGTGAACTTCTACAGTACCTATACCTTCCATTTCTGCCAAGGAGCTTGCATCCCTCACATAGGCAAGATCAGGCCCCCCACGTCCTGTGCCACTTTCAGACCAGTGTTCATATATGGAAGCATCACAAAGATTCTCTGGAGATGATTCTGGCTGAAGAAACCAATTGAGTAGAAAGAAAGTTGTAATATTGCATAACCAAAGTAACAGTAACAATGGAAAACTGGTCTACAGTAAAATACCATCTTATCCCAGCTTTGAACAGGTGATGATTTCATATGTTCTGTTCTTCTATAGGGTGTTTGAGGCACTTGGGCAGAGTCTCCTCTCTGCAATGTCTCAGTTAATGTCAGTGCAGCAACAtgttcatcatcattatcatcag
Protein-coding sequences here:
- the LOC118060781 gene encoding protein ALWAYS EARLY 2 isoform X1, with the translated sequence MAPTRKKSVNKRFLNEVSPEKEVKSSSKNKQQANGKKKLSDKLGTQWSKAELQRFYKAYRDHGMNWKKVAAEVRNRSVEMVETLYNMNRAYLSLPEGTASVVGLIAMMTDHYSVLEASESERESNEAPGVLRKLQKRKRPKAQLSGSKEDLQQSQMVASTDGCLSFLKIGYGRPLHSVGKRTPRFPVSHLHKKDENYVSAKKKRRKLEINADDNDDEHVAALTLTETLQRGDSAQVPQTPYRRTEHMKSSPVQSWDKMPESSPENLCDASIYEHWSESGTGRGGPDLAYVRDASSLAEMEGIGTVEVHRKGKKFYGKKVRVEKIRNSQSDGGGEACSGTEEEQKVRTLKGKVEIEMSNAKIDETSCRGQRKRSKKLFSCDEHDDFIGLQTLALVSAMEFESAAQLDEERTAQTEDNKCSVPESASTSHHRERTKLSRQKEKAISGVDGITSRKSKLGRYPLISTKPVSEANKQPQSISNVTLKRKREALVSKVLDEEEITLVVKRRHSGQISSPSKQLNSLELPEGSSFSDDQKNVLNDLATAKVPVASQVILPTRKGSRRKMDLKRAMIPKRGKSSVNIQKNQINRQDGAIHLKDKLSCSLSSPMVRRWCTFEWFYSAVDYPWFAKREFVEYLNHVGLGHIPRLTRVEWGVIRSSLGRPRRFSERFLHEEREKLQQYRESVRKHYMELRMGLREGLPTDLARPLSVGQQVIAIHPKTRELHDGGVLTVDHDQCRVQFDRAELGVEFVKDIDCMPSNPLDNMPEALRRQGTSVLPRELHLNGKSNAGVFTASEHPRIAPSPKNALVKQAQVKVNCAIPLDKGVSTDIVNVQGVCSQPSMVSHIQPKESDIQVLSELNRALDRKEAWLMELKNTNNDIMENPKNRDNYLKYSEPLKNLAAVLASSALLHLRQHNTYPVNNLPAWLKPPANSCFSGMPRPHISSFVSQESGSAVLEIVRGSRLKAHNMVDVAVQAISSMKDGEDTFVRIGEALDSMDRRHLGSEYRVQMIRAPEGASGGLRLQNQLIPSMSEPQVNSNASRPQSNDSDKTETVIPSELISSCVAALLMIQTCSERQYPPSDVAQIIDSAVTSLQPCCPQNLPIYREIQMCMGRIKTQILALIPT
- the LOC118060781 gene encoding protein ALWAYS EARLY 2 isoform X2, with amino-acid sequence MAPTRKKSVNKRFLNEVSPEKEVKSSSKNKQQANGKKKLSDKLGTQWSKAELQRFYKAYRDHGMNWKKVAAEVRNRSVEMVETLYNMNRAYLSLPEGTASVVGLIAMMTDHYSVLEASESERESNEAPGVLRKLQKRKRPKAQLSGSKEDLQQSQMVASTDGCLSFLKIGYGRPLHSVGKRTPRFPVSHLHKKDENYVSAKKKRRKLEINADDNDDEHVAALTLTETLQRGDSAQVPQTPYRRTEHMKSSPVQSWDKMPESSPENLCDASIYEHWSESGTGRGGPDLAYVRDASSLAEMEGIGTVEVHRKGKKFYGKKVRVEKIRNSQSDGGGEACSGTEEEQKVRTLKGKVEIEMSNAKIDETSCRGQRKRSKKLFSCDEHDDFIGLQTLALVSAMEFESAAQLDEERTAQTEDNKCSVPESASTSHHRERTKLSRQKEKAISGVDGITSRKSKLGRYPLISTKPVSEANKQPQSISNVTLKRKREALVSKVLDEEEITLVVKRRHSGQISSPSKQLNSLELPEGSSFSDDQKNVLNDLATAKVPVASQVILPTRKGSRRKMDLKRAMIPKRGKSSVNIQKNQINRQDGAIHLKDKLSCSLSSPMVRRWCTFEWFYSAVDYPWFAKREFVEYLNHVGLGHIPRLTRVEWGVIRSSLGRPRRFSERFLHEEREKLQQYRESVRKHYMELRMGLREGLPTDLARPLSVGQQVIAIHPKTRELHDGGVLTVDHDQCRVQFDRAELGVEFVKDIDCMPSNPLDNMPEALRRQGTSVLPRELHLNGKSNAGVFTASEHPRIAPSPKNALVKQAQVKVNCAIPLDKGVSTDIVNVQGVCSQPSMVSHIQPKESDIQVLSELNRALDRKASSALLHLRQHNTYPVNNLPAWLKPPANSCFSGMPRPHISSFVSQESGSAVLEIVRGSRLKAHNMVDVAVQAISSMKDGEDTFVRIGEALDSMDRRHLGSEYRVQMIRAPEGASGGLRLQNQLIPSMSEPQVNSNASRPQSNDSDKTETVIPSELISSCVAALLMIQTCSERQYPPSDVAQIIDSAVTSLQPCCPQNLPIYREIQMCMGRIKTQILALIPT